tttaaataattttgttgaGAGTATTATCACTTTTAGCTCTATTTTCATTGCAAATATTTACGCTTTCAATTAGGAAATGTGTATAATTTATGTGTTTATGGATTGACAACATTCTCccctaattaaattttcaatcaGAGCCGACAAAAGTGTGTGTTCACCATTGTGGGTGGCATCATTATGCCAGCCATGGATTTGATTAGCTTATGGCTAAATCCAAACAGACACGCCAATCGGAATGGTGAAgcagagcaacaacaatggcccAAAGGCATTCATTCTATTTATCATTTATCCCAGCCATTTATCGAAAGACATTCGAGACATTCGCTGCTGCGATGGGGACTCTGATGAGATATTGCCCAAATAAATGGAggcatttacatttaaaacatttatgcGTAAATATTTGCCGGCTTTAAGGGCATTAGCCGCATATTGTCTTACATTCGGTATGGGTAACGGTCTGTGCACAGTAGAATCCCACTGAATTCGAAACCATTCGAAAGTTTCCAGCAAATAAAACATCCGTACACGCTGATACACACGTATGTGTATGACTAAACAATCTGAAACTCGACTGTATTAGTTGAATTCAAACTTTTTCGAGCGTAACTTGAAAAGTTTCAATTTGTGCATGACAATCTCTGTCCGTCTGGCTGACAGAaggtctgtctgtctgtctgtctatCAGTCTTTCGGTCTCTAGCCATCTGTCTATCTGTCGACGCTTGTACGTGTGGGATTCCATTTGCTTTGCTTGTCACACTCAGGGAAATGTTGACTTAGGAACACCTTTTTTTTACCCCAACTAGTTTCCTTTTGTTGAATTTTCTAGGTGTTTCAGGGTTCAAGGTTCTAAAATAGAAActtcttataaatttaaataaatcacatTTGATATATTTCAGCTATAAATTTCCCTCTGTGCATTGGTAGTTTCAAGGCTGGGTAAAAAACTTTCTGAAACGCACAGAACGATCTGAGTTTTCAAGCAATCCGCTGGTGAACTCGGGGGCTTTTGCTAAATTTGATTTGAAAGCCCGGCCAGCCGAATTTCAATTAGATGCAGGTGCACTCCCAGGTGCAAATCCTCAAGCCAAGTCGAGTCAAGTCGAGGAAAATCGATAGCCAGTGCCGGTTGGTTTTCGCTATTCACGAATGCGAAAAAAGGCCAaaggctggctggctggctggctggcttggCTTGGATAAAGGCGAAGGAGGCCCGAATCAAGTGGCAAATGCCAAATGGCATCCTGACCTGCAGCAAAAACTACAGTAGCAGTAGAGCAGGAGCAATCTCCAGCAGTCTCTCCTGGCTCTGTGATACGGTATAACGAGGGGAAATTGTGTTTCAGAAATGCAATGAAAAATTACTGTGGAGCAGCGAAACGTTCATGTCAGTTGGCAGGGAAGTGCACCCAGTGGAGAGCACAAGGATATGCTGTACGTGCACCATTCCTTGAAATGTTTCAAATTAGCCCAATCAATGTGTTAACTCTTGTATCAGCTTGGAATATGAAATGGCAGAGAAATTGGGTTAAGGGAAACGAGGAGCTACAAAATTGAAGCAATGAAAATATAAGCGAGATAAGGTCATGGAATAATGCTAGTTTTTGTTATTAGTTTTTGCCTCAAAGACCTTATCCTTAGTACACTTACTACTTCAGAAATTGCTAAATCGCTTAATTTGATTGTTATCTCCAGACTATACActttaaactaataaaacaAATGGCTTAGAATTCCAAATAGGTGACTCTGTGAGTGTCTACCCACTGTTCTTTGTGCGATTTGTATCGTTAAGGAAAGAAGCCTCCAGCAGACTCAGACCGCGCCGCCGGCGgaaaatgtacatatttaaAGTGTCAGACAACTAACTTTttcaactttattaaaaagcCAGAGGGAGccgcagcaggagcagctgcaggagTAGCAGGAGCAGACACCAGCCGGCAGTCACCATCGGCGGTGTTGACCCCAACAGCCAGTCGCTTAACTAGACGGCATTTCCAGTTTACGTAACCACTAAAAATGGCGCTCAATGTGTTTTCCGTTTGCTGTGTGTTTCCGTGTTCCGAGTGTttaagagtgtgtgtgttggcctGAACTGTGTGCCAGTGTTGGCCTTTTTCTGTCTAAATACCCTCTCGTTAAGACCAGAAAGTTGTAAAGAAGGTATAACcgaatttttaaagtttttttagGGATTGCCAAGGTGATAAATAAGGTTCAAGTAtgactttttaatattttctgatGAAAAACTTGGTTTATTGAAAGAGTAAGtgactttaaatataataaaataaatatttctagaacCTTAAAGCTATTATAATACTTGGTATATTTCTCGCTATAATTTACCAGGGTATCCAAAGCTTCGTCTCTAATTTGGCCTAGACCTGTCtatgttttttgtattatttttcacGTGCAGCAGGAATGCGAAGTTGTTCATTGTTTGCTTACTTGCTCAACACGCGCCTTCCATCCGCCTCGGCTGATGAGGATGATGTGGGCAGGAGGAGTGGCTGGATGAGGCCGCCAGTCGCGACGCCTTCATTGTCCTTCCTGATTTGCCTGCTGCCTCCcgaaaaataatgaaacttTACCGcttagttgttgtttttgcctttttatCGCAGTTTATTGTTAATGTTGTtttacttgttgttgttgttgttgttcctgccACGGCCTCACTGATAACAGCTCAAAGTTTTAACACGCGCTGTTCGTAATTTTTTAATGCCTTGCGATTTTGTGATATTTGGCTTgcttctattttatttatttttctttatttttttttttttgttgggctGGTGCCAACAATTTAATCTGTCATTAGCCCAACCGTAGCTCTATTTATATTGCTGTCCgcataggaaaatataaaaaaaggccAGCAAAATCGATTTGTTAAAATGgaatttctttttgatttcCCCCCAACTCCGGTAAGAAGTTACTGCCCGCAATTTGCCGCACGTTTCCTtgggttttttcttttattttggtatttttgttgttttttttttaatgtaaacaCGTACAAGACGACTTACGACTTACGGCGGTCATAAATGGAGTTTCGTATCGGTTTTTGTAGTGCCGCAAAATCGAAACACGCACACGCGAACTCCACTGCCCAGCCGgctatatattctttttttttttatttttttcctatatttTAACCACTCGAGACAACTGTCACTGGCACTTGGGGGGcaacgtgtgtgtgtgacaaGTGGCCACAGGTTTCAATTGGCTTTCGTtgtggtttttgtttatttctgctggctggctgcctggcaggatatttatattttcggAGGAGCAACGAAGAGCGCCCGCTCTGGTAACTGGCCACAGACTGAATTTGGCCAAAACGGCAGAGTCCTTTGGCGGCAAATCAACACAGGATGCGGCGAATTCGCAGGAGAGAGCTTCTGCGCAGTGAATTTGTGGCGGGATAAGTCATATTTGAATCCTAGACAGGGTTGCAAGGAAAGGTAGTAAAGggaaaccacaaaaaaataaaaaaacttattCTAAATGtggtttattttaaagtagttataaaaaatgtatagcCTATTTATTAGAGCTTCTTTTAAGTTAGTTAATTAtgcttttaaaatcttttcaaaaataaataccttcTTAGCAACCCTGCCTGCGAGGGGTGTTTAAACAGCTGATCCAACACCCAACCCTTGGCAGCTCACTCTCCTTATTTTGGGAGCCACCCCACAGACAGTCGAATTTGCCGCTCAAGGCACTCGAGCCAGGACAACTATAAAGTACTCCAACCCCATCCCGCCTTCACCAACCCCCATCGTCCTGCGGGGCGTCAATATTTgcatttgtaataaaaatattttgatgcCACCCAGGCAAAACGCGTGCGTAAATCTAAAAAAGATTTGTTATTTCAGCGCGTGTTCATGTCGTGCAAATCAGACAGCAACAACACGGGGCCAGGAACAACAAAGGGGCGGGCCAGGACAACATGAACAGCACAGCAGCGGCAAAGGAGGAGCATCAACATCAATACAACGAGCAACATGCCGGCTTCGAGTGCCGAGTCTGTGCACATGTcaaagttattaaaatttcataaaaaatatatataaagtagaGAGCGAGGGAATTTGATTTCACGATTGTTGTGTCACCGACAGTTGTGTGTGCTGGCCCATTTAAGTGACGCCCTGAGTGACGGACTGCCTGATAAGGTGCTAGCTGGCAGGTCTGTGTCTCTTTTAAGTATTGAAATCCTGATGAGCAATAAGGCACCCATTTACCCATCATTGGCCTCTGATGCTCCAAGAAGCGCGTGTCTATCACTTGTCACGGCCAAATTGGCGGGGCCTTATGAGCGATGATTGCCATAGCCCCCGATGCCATCGTGCATCACTCACTTGGGGCTCGAGGCCTGAGGCTGGGGGGAATCCCGGAGCAGAGGTTGCAATCTAGGCGCCTAGGGCCTGACTTTGATGAATGAAGTTTGATTTTGACTcgcatttattattaatttattatgccTTTTTTAGTGCGGTAAGATGTCtaatttggaaaataaatttaagcttttaaattctaaaaataaaacttaagagctttgttgtgtttttttttaattatattcaaTGGTAAAGTCAGAAAAGTTGgggaaaatttgtaaattaatatttcttaaaggtAAGGTAGAACaacttaataaaaactttCAAGAACTGCATCATTATTTTGGATGTAACagttttgtatatttgtacTGACAGCTATAGTGTAAATACTATATTAAAACTACTCAATGTCCACAAAGTAAACCTTCCAAAAAAGGCttaaaaaaaggtaaacaaatttatttaatttgactCGGCAACGAAGCAGAGTTAATTCACCTGCCGCCAGGCTGTCAATGTTATTATTTcagggaaaatatttgaattttgtatttgtcaCTGGTGCACAATTTAATCATCGTTTTCAATATAACATCCGAACGAACACACATTCCCCCACACAGTGTACAAgccatttttttctttatgagttcttaaatgctgaaaaagtTGCTGCTAAAATACTGTGAGGTGTGTGTGGAGTTGTAACTTGTGCCGGGCAACTTTGCGTTGTGGTGTCTGTCACCGGGTTCTTTTTtgctaaaataaatttaataaataatgaaaggACGCAAAAAACTTTTGCCTACAGGTGCAGTTGAGCTATTTAAAGCGTTTTAACACAGAGAGCCGGGTCTTATGATAAATTACTTTTTCAAGAGGGAAGGAGAAGAAGGCGCTGAGTTCTTTGGAAGGATACGGTTATCATTGCCATGACGCCGGTTAAATTACACACGCATTtgccaaataaaaatcacTCATTCGACGCGTTGCCACGGGGCTTTCGAacaaatttgtaatttgtcAGCCAAAGTCGCAACGGGGGGACTTGACAGTTATTTAGAAGTTTACAACTGTCGCCGGCAGCAGTAATCAGCTTTACTTTTGTCCCGATAATGCGGCTGTTAATGTACTTCGACCGCAAAATGGGAAGGGTAATTGCAGAGAGTCCTGCgactttatttacttttcagCTTGAGTTCAGTTTTGTTGTCCGTAACTTTTGCCAGATAAAAATGAAACCAGTTCGTTTGACtatatttgtagtttttaaatttattttgttttgctttcggCTTTGTTTTCCAACTTGAAGTTCGTTATGTTTGCTTTATAATACATCTGATTTCGCTTAGTTAGTAGCTTAGTTTGCTTACCATTTACTTGTTTTTAGAGTAGCCTGTCAGTTTAGCTTAATGTTAGAGTTCTATTTTTGGAAACAcagaacaaaaaacacaacaaaatagGATAAGTAACTCACATACACGCACACGAGAACACACAGACATGCCCATATACAAATGTACATAATATTAGTTTATAGGTAGCGGcatatgtttataaaaatataacaagtTCTTCTTTGGAGATTTGCGTTGCCTCTCGGTTCCTCTGCTATTTTATTTCATCTTTTTAAGGAAGGTcatataataaatacttaCTATGTagataacatttatttaaacatctATTTATACACCCTTTATATAGTACATAATGAGCTTTGGCTCCTCTAAGCTGTGTGTTTTGCCCACGCCTCGCAatagttttatataaatatttttttttcagactAGCTTGAAAGTTTCttgatgttgtttttttataaatttgtttcgCCTTTCGTTCGGCTTGACTTGACAAATGTTCTTGACTTTATGTGCTTGGCTTGCGGGCTAAGAGAAAATCATAAATTGGTAAGTTTTGCGAGCTGCGGCTACAAGTCCTTGGAGTCGTTAGTTATATTATACAGAGTACACATAGCCATAGCTCTTTTTCGTAGTCGAAATTCGTTTGAGTTCCGGGGCTTGATGCGGATTATTGCGGCCGCAATTGCTGGAATCAAGTTGCTGACTTCGGAAGCAGTACTCAAGCCTTGCCCTCACAGGCTACACAGTCAACTTAATTCCAGGAACTGCAACGCAATTGCCTCTATATTcgtcacgcacacacacacccgcgcTGGAATTCGGCACTAAACACTTTCGAAACGGCAAACGTCAAACGtcaaacggaaacggaaacgcaCTACACATACACGTAATTCGGTTAGTCTGATATCGATGCACTTGAACTATATGCTGGTTAATTTAACTTGGGCTCACTAGACCTTACTTTTGATTTCGACTGCCACTTGCTATATATTGatttaactatatatatttttcgctATGTTTATTCGTACGTTTTAGGGTTTACTTTATTGgggtttttgagcattttttCAATTCATGCGATTGTCCTTAACAAATGGTTTAAGCTTTGCTTTAGCTTCCTTGACTTTGGTTATGAGTTTCTCCGAATTTGTTCTAAATTTCATTCTGAATTTAATTGCAGTTTTATTTGTATGATTTCTCTATTTTATTTGCGGGCATTTTAATGTAGTTTTCTATAATTTGCGGTCTCTTAATTGGCACAGTTTTAGCGTTTTAGCTCTTTTCTATTTCTCTATCGGTTTAGCTCAGTGAGTTGCAGTGATTGcctttgtaattaattaattttgttttcctttgttttctttttgggttttttatagtttttttttttttttaatggtagTTTTATGTGAGCGAAATGCTTTACAGTTTTCTGATTGGCGTACATAAATGAGTTTACAACCTGCGCTTAATTTAGTCGTACAAAAATACTCAGTATTTACAACAAGTTTAAAAACGAcacaaaatcataaataaataagttatcCTATACGTTAGGGTAGACCCGGCAGcggaaattgaaaataaaataagcgaagaggaaaagaaaataaatgagGGAGTGCACAGTGGCGGCCAAACGAATTGGCACGCTCCAACGCTTGATTGATTAATGTCAACATTACGAGTAAATCAGCCGACGCATGAGCCGgcatattaattttacaaattaatggaacattttaattgcattaaatTGATTCCTCCGGCTGCAATCGATTGATTCCACCCCCCAACACACTTTCCAAGGACTCTTTACACATGGCTCGAGGCCGTCGAGGCGGCAGCATTGTTGTTCTTATTCCATTTGTTGATGTACTCCATGGGTATTTCGATTTGAATCTCCTGCACATCATCGCCTGCCAAGGATTTGGCCCGTTCCTTGTCCTGTTGTCCTGGTGCTGCCAGGGGTCCACCCAGGCGGGATCCGCCCGCCGCCagccgctgttgctgctgggcaaTGGGTGTCAGCAGCGCCTCGTCCCTGTATTATAAGTTGTCCACCATCTGCGACTGGCGGCGATGCGAGGGCGTCGTCGAGTTGAGGTAGCTCTCCGAGTAGACACTCTTTGCCCGCTGGTCATAGCGCAGGCTGGAGCGCCGGATGTCAATGTCCAGCGGCAGGTGGCGGTCCTTCCACCAGTTGCAGAACAGGCAGAGCAGGGTGTTGCGGAAAGCCTCCCGGAAGTCGCGGTTGAAGTAGGCATAGATGAGCGGGTTCAGGGTGGAGTTGAAGTAGCCGATCCAGAACAAGATCGAGACGACAATATCCGGCACCTGGCAGGGCCCGCAGGTCATGGAGAGCGTGTACCTGCAAAGGagggtttatatatatattcttattccATGCATAAAGACAAAGGAGATATATGTACACATAAATTCCCGATGCATGACTGAGCGCGCGGGCTTTGCATAAATGAGATTATGCTTTTCGGTGGTGTTAAAACAATGGCCCACGGGccgtatgagtaatatttaattatgcatGCGTGACATTAGATAAATTATGCCCCAAATCCCATGTCAACGGGGGCATGCTACTCACCACAGGAAAAATGGCAGCCAGCAGAGAATGAAGGTGCCCATGATGATGCCCAGCGTGCGTGCGGCCTTGTGCTCCCGCTTCATTTTGATTAAGTGCTTGTCCTTGGTGGGAGTGTGCTCCTGCTCGACCTCGTGCATCGTCAACGTCTTCGACGACCCAGAGCCACTCAAAGCCTCGCCTGGCAAGGAGGAGAAGAAAAGAGAGGAGGGCAAATTTAGCTTTTGATAAATGTCTCAACTGCAAGCCCCCAACTAACTTAACAAGAGGTGTCAAGAAATAACTCATTCTATGAACAATTTCTTAGCCTACCTAAAGAGAAACTCTCTGggactttaataaaaatcatttcGACTCACCCGATGGCTGCATGGAGGGTCGATGCATCAGCATTGCATTGCCATGACGCATCATCAGCTGCTTCTCCTGGCGATTGGCCTCCCGGAAGATGGCGAAATACGTGAAAATCATGATAGTACATGGGATCCAAAACGAAATGGAGCTCGAGATGATGGCATAGTACTTGTTAACCACAAAGGAGCACTGTGTGGGATTCTGCTGGACATAGATCCTGTGCTCCTCGGTGGTATACCAACCAATGAAAATGGGCAGGAACGAGAGCAGCGCCGGCGAAATCCAGGTGTTCAGCAACATAATGCCGACCACGCGTTTCGTCATGCTAATCGGATACTTGAGCGGCTTAACAATCGCATAGTATCTGCGAAATCGCAAAAAATATAGGGGGAAAAGGCGGAAAATCGTCACGTTATTGGTGCTCCATATGGCGGCTTAGGGCTGAAGCTTACCTATCCACAGATATGCAGCATAAATGCAAAATACTCGCTGTTGAGAAGTAGACATCGAGGCTGTTCCACAAATCGCACAGAAAGGGGCTGAAGTTCCAGCTGAAAGAGTTTGGAGAATAGGGAGAAGGCATCAATATCGTCATGATTATCCAATAAAGTTTAGCGTTTAACTTTTGGAGTCATTGTGTATCTGATTATCGAAAGTATGAATTTGcagtttcttatttttcgaTGATTCATTTCTGGTTATTCCCTTTcccgcttttatttttaaattcttgagtaaatattgcatatatttttatgaagtCATGGCCATAAAACAGACTTCCGTTTTTGCTGGAAAACCTTTTAATTTATGCCCTGAAGCGTATTGTTAAGTACATATAGGAAAAAAGTATAggtaaatacaatacaattcagtgagtgttttttgtttgttttaatattgcttaaacaaattaataaagacTTATTGTTTAAtgacaaatacaaaatttttttaaaagatctcATACTTTTTgctgtttatttaaaattttttacacTCTTTACTCGATGAATAAAATCtgttataaaaaagttttttaatctggaaaatgaattaaatttcaacTTTCAGTTTGTcctttacttatttttcccTATTTCTGTTCttttaattcatattttagATATATGGTAAAACTGGTAGCTCTTGCCTTTGTTAACAAAATCCAACAGTTTTTCTCTTATTCAAACGACATTTTTTAGCCACCTCTAGGATGTAGTCCATGCAAATCCTGGAATCTGGACCACAGGCTAGACCTGCCCCCCACTTGGTTATCAGCTTGTCTGATTTATGTGTTTATCGATTTCATCTTAGTTTCGGTTGCCAGGTGACATTGCCCCTGAACTGAACAGCGCTGAGAACCCAGACCAACCCaaattaaaagcttaaatGCACTGCGAGACCAGAAAATAGGCCAtaaggccgcgcgcacactacgagctgaaagcggagctgacggctgagAGCTTATCCGCGGAAAGCTTATCAGCGATCGGAGCTTTTTGCAGCCGCGCACACTGCGAGCTGAAGCTGATGTTgatttgtaattgtttttcaagcaatacgtttaaaaaaaaacatattttaattctttaatatttttaaaatatcgttGTTAATGCGAtgacatatttatttagatcatcatgacatttaaattttcgaaatCGGACCACCCAGTTCTCCAGAATATGGTTGACAAAGTACGTTTTTTTAGTGTACTTTGGCACCCTGTATCTCGGAAAGttgacaatatttttattttaataaatattaaaaaaattcttcatacttttctatataactggacagaaatttaaatttctgttaCTTAAGCGCTAATTagggcaattttttaaagaatagtcTAAAAAATCAGCTCGCGTCAGCTGCTAACAAAATCAAACATGTTTGGTTGATCAAACAGAGCGGAGCGGAGCTGACCTTATCAGCTTTCAGCTCCGCTCTCAGTGTGCGCGCTCTCATACAAGTAGTGGGTTTGTTTCAGAGAGCTGAAAAGCCgtcagccgtcagctccgctttcagctcgtagtgtgcgcgcggcctaaGGCTCGGGCGATGGCAAGGACGCAGGAGGAAAGGAGGACAAACGGGGGGCTACATGAAAAACTCATTAAAACTTGCGTCGCTGTTGCTGTCGCCGTCGCCCTTGGTTGCCACTCCGTTTTGGCGGCTCTTCGGCTGGGTGTATCGGTGGCTGGTAACTGGTGGCTCCGTCTCCGTCTGCGTATTCGACTCCCCAAAAAGCCTGGGAGGCGGCTGAATTTATTATCGGCCGCCCTGTTTGGCATCAGTTTCAAAAACTTTTCGACTATCCAGCGCTGGTCGAGCTGTACGTTTGTGTTTTTCGGGTCTCAGTTTATTCTTAATTGAGCTTAAAGAGGTTATGACACTgggattttaataaaatgggATTTTGGTGTAGCAAAATAAGAGTTATTCTGGATCTAAAGCATTTAACTAAGTAAAAGCaagttgaaatattttttacataacaattaaatagaaaatttacTATATACAGTGTCATAACCCCTGAAACTTATGCAACTAGCAACTGTGAAGGTGAAATCACTAATGGATGCCAAGTGGGGCTGGAATAGCAGCTCAACTGCAGGCCATTGCCAATTTATATGTAAAGTCCCCACCCGGTGACTGAAGTTTTTTGGCCTGGCAGCAAGTGCACATAATATGACTTGAATGGCTGTGCCCCCATCTCGATCTTCATCATCACCACCATCATCACCGTCACCGTTATCTTCATCATCCCCATTGTCAGCTTCAGTGACATTGCCAACATTTACATTGCTCCCtcggcgaaaaaaaaaagtcggGCTTTAAGCGCGGCCTTTAAAATCAGCCTCCTCCATGCATAATTAACTGAGCTCAGCCGCCTGCACTTGGCATCGCATCCACATGCCATACTATACCGTactatatatggtatatatcgCATTACCCACATAGACAGACGGAGTGGGACGGTCGGACGGTAGGACGTTCGGCGTGAAGGATGTGACCATGTCACACTCTGACGGTTTTTGTCCTTTAGAATAGCATTTCAAAGTTGTCGTTTCGCTCTCAGTAAGTGCTCATTAAATGTATGTGTGAAATGGGTTACATTGGGCTTTAAATAGGGCTAAAAGAGGTTttgtttgaatatttttaaaggtataTAAGGTTGTGACTAACGGTTTATAGTGAAAACTTTAAGAAAACtacctaaatatatattttttaaatatttaaaataaaatttaatataaattataaaattaagaagaatgtaaaactaaatatttgtgtaaaaataatttattaagtgCATTTGGCATactttctaatattttaaggtcgtaaataaattactttctgtatttactttaaaaataataataaaattaatagtaATGGGCATTTTAAAGTCGTTATCCTCCAACCGATTCCATTTCTGTTTGTTctatttttcacattttaattCTTGAACACAAATGCACGCACATGAGCACTGTGGGGAAAGCCAGGGAAAGGGGAAACGGAGAGATGAGATGACTttctgcatttgcatttcgctCACACAAATACATGTGaaagtacacacacacacacacacactcacagacAGAGGGACATGCACGGGAGCATAAATAAACGTTGCTTTCATTTTTTCagggatttttgtttttggttgttTGTTCTGCTTCTGCCACGCCCACGAACCAGCTAGCCCCACGTCCTCACACCCCCCTTTTTAGATGGCTAAAACTGGCATTTTGTTTGGTCCTCCTTTTGGTTTTCCAGCTGTAATTCTTGCAACATTCTACAGTTTCGCCTGCTTTTGTTGTCCTGCTTAGGCCGTGTGTAtttgtgtatgtatgtgtgtgctttgttgtttgttgttgtactTACCGCCCAGTTACTTGCACACTAAAGTTAAATGTCATGGCCATAATAGCGACCATTATATCAGCCATGGCTAAGGAAACTACAAAGTAATTCGTTATAACTCTGCAAAGAGAACGAGAAAACGAGAGATGTTAGCAATCAGAGAACAATATCAGGGGGGGTTAACGTATATATAGAGTAGAGAGGCGCTTTGTACCCCCCGGGTGGGCTAATCAGGATATATAGGGTATGGGTGAATGCGTGAAGAGCCTGTGAATGCAAGGATAAGCACTGCAGGAAAAATGTAGTTGTAAATTAGAAAAGAACATAGAATATTTGAGATGAATTTACAATCAATtagttttaatgaaaatatttcttatcaatgttctttttaaatactttcaaaaataaaatggaaactTTTTAATGTAATATGGAAGCTTCCTTTAAAAAACCAttattctcttattttttacttaaatcTCAGGCTTTCTTGAATTATTTTTCTCCCTGCATTCATATGCTCGCATGTGGCGACTCTTTTGTGCGAGTTGACAGTTGAGTTTGGACCCCTCGAGTGGGTAACGTGAGCTTTGTGATGCATTCTGCTGCCCAGTGGGGGTTTAATTGAAAAGCCAGTCAAGAATCGACAACGATTTTCTCCATGGGAATAGTCCATAACCATCCGAAAACCTATATATACAAGCATATATACGAGAACGAGAGAGGAAAGTCGAGAAAAACCGCAATTCTCTAGGTAAGTCCTTTCCAGTTTATCcctattttgttatttaaattgaatttcaagCCGAATACTGGCAAATGCTTTTGCCAATTAGAGTTTGCAGCTAGTGGCCGGCAAAGGACTCTCTAATCGGATGCTGGCAGCTACCTCATTGACCTTTAAGGGGATGTTTTCATTTTCTATTTCGCACTAAACCAAATG
Above is a genomic segment from Drosophila kikkawai strain 14028-0561.14 chromosome 3R, DkikHiC1v2, whole genome shotgun sequence containing:
- the Octbeta2R gene encoding octopamine receptor beta-2R — its product is MLLCPELGSQLPRQRYRARIRKRQKCSHLDQVEAKDHPEEQQQLDLSNLAATTTHSHSYSQSPSQSLSLARITAAALTTAAMLHSTQALATVSSASGRGEGSSSPPVALPLQGTATPASHYELNATLLSSTVASLLANDSGFLDPALAEEDWFDQVVLFFKGFVMLFIIIAAICGNLLVIISVMRVRKLRVITNYFVVSLAMADIMVAIMAMTFNFSVQVTGRWNFSPFLCDLWNSLDVYFSTASILHLCCISVDRYYAIVKPLKYPISMTKRVVGIMLLNTWISPALLSFLPIFIGWYTTEEHRIYVQQNPTQCSFVVNKYYAIISSSISFWIPCTIMIFTYFAIFREANRQEKQLMMRHGNAMLMHRPSMQPSGEALSGSGSSKTLTMHEVEQEHTPTKDKHLIKMKREHKAARTLGIIMGTFILCWLPFFLWYTLSMTCGPCQVPDIVVSILFWIGYFNSTLNPLIYAYFNRDFREAFRNTLLCLFCNWWKDRHLPLDIDIRRSSLRYDQRAKSVYSESYLNSTTPSHRRQSQMVDNL